From the genome of Phoenix dactylifera cultivar Barhee BC4 chromosome 17, palm_55x_up_171113_PBpolish2nd_filt_p, whole genome shotgun sequence:
GAATCTAACGGTATGATCATCCCTTTCTCATGATTTCTGTTCACCATATTGCAGTCCTTTAGGCTGAAAATCTCACAAATAAGTTTCAAGCAGTTTTTGTTGTATTTAAACACTCTAATTTATTAATCCAGTGCTTTGAGTTGTCCTCTCTAGtaaattatatttcttattgAATCTTCTACTTGATAATATCCTGTAAGGCAAGTTACACATTCTTAATTCTCACATGGCCATTATATCTTCTATTTACCTGGCCAGTAGTTATTACTGTAGACCATTTTTCCCCTACTAACCTTACTATTTTTATTATGGTTTAATGGAATATGTGAAGAAAGCAAGTTCTGAAGATCTTTGCATAAGCCAGTAGGTCCGCAGATCCTCCATTTAAATACCTCAGCTTTTACATGGTTTCCAAAATATCATGACTAGGAAAATAGTGTTGAATCCTAATTTGAGCATGATATGTTTTAACTTGGTTATATCAATGGACCAAGGAATTTGTAGTGCCTTATGTTTTGATATATATAGCCTCACAGAGCTAGGAATTTTGTTTTTGACACTTGCTATTAAATGCCACTAAGTCTTTTTATTTCAATTATGAATTCTACCTTTTTCGGAGTGGGTTCCTCTCTGATGAGAAGTCTGCACAGTGGAGTGAGGCTGCTTTTTATTTGTGTTGCTATCATCTATCATTGCTAGCATGAGACTGTGTGGCTTGCTAAATGAGCCCTATTGGTGCTTTTGATTCGTCCTCCTCTTTTGCCCTTCATTTAAGGACGACATCTCTGTTCAGTAGTTATGTGAAATTACCTGGAAAAAATCAGAGCTGTTCTAGGTGACTTGTGATGAGAATGGATGGAGAATATGATTAAAAGCTGACTCAGATAGGTAGGACACAATTTAATATTTATGCTTATAGATGTACCTCGTGATTTCATATGGTTCAGTTTTCAGCTTTCAACTTTCCTTGTTGTACGATTTTTTACAATATTTATGCTTTTTGAGTGCATGTATCAATTTTTGGCTTCCAAACACTACCAGATAACAGTTGTAATTCCAAGAGATTTTCTCTGATAATGTGATATGAGTTTGTTTTCTTCCTCTAAAAAAGTTGCATCCATTGGCACTACAAAACTCCCATGATTCACAGGTATTTGAAGATAACTTATTGACAATCCCATCTTTTTACTCAAAAAAGGAGGTTGCTTATGAAACACTCATATATTTAGAGATTTTGCAAAGAAAAAACCCAACTATGGTACACAGTGACTGTTGCATGGAAGTTGACTCTGATGACTTTTAGCTGTGATTGTAATGAGAAAGATATGTCCCAGGACATTCATTGATTATGAACGCCACATTTCTGAGTTTAATGTTCTAATTTCTGGCCCTCTGTCACAGAATCAATGTCCTATGTTAGTTGACGATCGTTTggaaaaaatctaatttcttgGCTTCTCTTTACGTAAAGAATTTTGCTGCcttgaccaaatgttagaaATAATAGCATGTGAATGTAAAAGGTTGAATGGCCAGTCTGTCTGCATACATCTGATAATACCTCAAGCCTGTATTTattgcttttctttcttttattgatctTCAACTGACAGATCAAGAAATTCACAGGTTCATTTCAGAGGGCATCCGGGAGATGTTTTGACGCCCTGTGAGGGTGAAGATAGTGTAAAATGGAGCTACATCAATTCATTGAAAGAGGTCTGAGTTTAACAACATATTTATTCCTGACTTAATTCTCAAAAGGATGATTTTATTCTTGTGATCATACTTATCTAGGATTGGCGGGCATCTCAGTTGCATGCCATATCCATATCTGATACATATTGGATGCCAATTCTTATTAGACATAACAAGATTACATGTGGTTACTCATGATTTTGGTTACTGTATTGGTACAAATTTATCGGCATATTGTTAATATGCATGCACATATTAAGTAATTATTTGAATACAACTGACATGACTTATTCAAGAAACGGTCAAGAATTTTATGATGCATCCATCTTTTGCTGAAGAATTCACTTCTCTCTTTTGCCTAAATTTGCCCTGAATTGCTACTGAATGTGAAGAGCTTCCCTTCTGATCTCCTAGATCCTCAAGCATCTGATTCCCCTACAGAACATATAATTGAGCCAGTTTCTGCATAAATCATTGTCCTATGTACGTCACCTTGAACTTTCCGGTAGGGCATATGGTTCTATGTAAGTGTAATCTAAATTCATCCATTTTGATTATTTAGATCCTCAAAAACCTTTTTCCCCCTCCAACCCATATACCCGCCGGGACATCTTTTTTTCATGTAATCTAATATCATATAAAGGGCCATATCATTTCATGACATGACCAATTGGAACAAGACTTGATATTCATGGTTATGCTTAACCTTTGATAGTCTGCCAAGCCATATTATGATCTATAAAAATTGGGTGTGCTGTTGCAGTTTTGCTTAACAAAAAATTTTCATGATGATGTGCCTTTGCTCCATTACTCTTAAATGTTTTACCTTGCCCTGGCATTCAACTCCCCCCCAACCAACCCCCCGccccctccaaaaaaaagaatGTAGTATATTCAAAAATATGATGTTCTTTTagttggaagaaaaaaataatttgcatGGGAATTACATTCGGATGTTGACTTGCTTAGGATCCAGCTTTCTTATAGCACCTTTATGTCTGCAGGCAGCTTACATTATTAATGGGAACTGTAAGAATATCATGAATATGTCTCAAGCTGATCAGTTTGAGCTCTGGCAATCATTGGTAAAAGGTACGTGCACACTTGGttaatatttttcataaatttCAATTGAGGGCAATTCTTCACAAAATTAACTCTTTTTTAGGACACAATTAAAGTTAATGAATTGTAAAGAGATGCATCTAGCATGTGATCTCTAAGAGAGATTTTAAGTGTCATTTAACATATCtgaatatatattatgtatgtttgtccgtatgtatatatgtatgtatgcatatatgcatTTATAAGGCTATAGGGTAGAGttatttacttttttcttttttaaccaAAGCATGTAAGAAGCTAGCCCTTCTATTGAACTAAAATACCCCTGTAGTTCATTTTAGCAAATGCTCATACTTACGGGATAGTTTTGTTATTTCACGATGTGTCTAGTTGTATCATACTCATACAATAGAAGACATGGAAATCCTTTTAACTAAGGTTTGCCGAACTAGTACCGAGGCTCGTACTGGCTGGTGATCGGTTTGATAAAGTATGGGTATGTATCATATTATGCATGGGCTCattgaaacaaggagagggagggggagatggaggagaggaagagagagagagggagggatgtggagagagagggagaagaggaggggcaagagagagggagagggggaggggcgagggagagggggaggggcgagagagagggagagggggaggggcttACCTGGGCACGTCTAGCATCAGTTAGCGACAATGGCGTCAAAGAGGGGCAAGATGAGCAATCGAGGGAGCGAGATGAGCAAATGGGTGAGCAAGACGAGCAATCGAACAAGCAAGACGAGTGACTGATGACGCACATGGTAGAGCTTTGGAGTTCCAATCATGGtggaaggggggagagagaggatgATCATGGGGCATCAGGAGGGGCTCGAGAGGGTTTTAAGGACTGAATTCCTAGTTTTTGACTGGTTTAGGTTGGTATGGTTTGAACCAAGAACTGTTGTGCTGGTACCAAGGCTCGGATCGGTTGTCCGACGGCATGGGTTGGGTATGGCCCTGTGTCTTCCGTGCCAAGCCCATACCAACACAGTAGAGGGGGCAGGGGAGAGGGATaacgggagagaggaaaagagagagaagggagagagacTGGCGGAGGGTCGTGCGGCTTGCCGGCTCTCTGTCGGTCGGCCTtcaacctccctctctcttcctctccctccctccccagctttctctctctctctttttctctttccttcttctccccctcCGTCACTGGTTTCTCTATTTGGTTGCCGGAACCCTTCCGATCTGCCACCGGCATGCCTCGAACCAGACGATTCGGGACAGTTCCGTCAACCATGATTCGAACTGCCCGATTTGGGGCAATTGGTTGTACCCTGCTTTTAACTCTTCACTCCAGTCTAGAATGATAGTTTTGCctatttgtgtgtgtgtgtgagagagagagagagccccaTGAGTGATCATAAAATGGATGATATTTACTGAGCTGAATTAATGCATGGGAGATCATAAACCTGATGATCCACATGATACAGACATCTAGGAACACATATGGACCAAGAAGAAAGCACTATTAGATATTTCTAAACCACAAATTTAATAGAACCATTGTCTCTTGCCCTAAAcgacaatctttttttttaaccacTGGAAGTATTGTTATGAAACCCCCAAATAGTTTCATCATTgatattttgttattttagaTTTTGTAGGTCATGATCAACGGCATAGATTTGTAGTCTATCTGTCTCATCATGTGATTTTCATTGATAATTTTGTCGTCTAATCCTCCTTCTGTATAAATATGGCATCTTAGACTCTGCAAATGTTTATTTATCAAGCTATTGCTTGACACTTGCATACTTAGATTTTTTCCTCAGCTCATAACTCGTACTGACAAAGATTTGTATTAGGTAACATGGATGACTTTCTTCGAATCTCATCTAGGCTTAAGCTTGGACCACTTGGGGAGGACTGCATGGTCAGATCAGGTTCATCCTTGGTACAACCTCGACAGGCTATTGGTGAACCTGATTTCACTGGATCTGGCAGACCATGTATTTCATTTTGCTTTTATGAGTGAATTTAATATTTCTATTGTTAATGGGAAATCATGAGATTTGGTTTGTTTGAGAATAGAATGGGCATGCagtgattttaagaaaaatatgattttcaattgaaAAGAACTAGAAGAGTAACTTTAGGAAtttgttcctttcttcttgaACAAGAATTTTGATTCCACCATACTCTAGAGCACCATTTGATCAGTTTGTTTTAGAACAGAGAGCCTCAAAAGAACGTAAAAAAAATGCATTTTGGAAGATCATCAATCATCcagccaaggtccgccgtaccggtaccggtcggcgtaccggtggccggccggaccggtacggtaccggtccggtccggtacgtaccggctggtaccggtcccgtaccggccggtacgcggtggtttcaaaaaccacagcgcgcggcgctgtggttctaaaaaaaaaatcgtaccggtgcgaaccagccggttcgcaccggtacgaggccggtaccggccggtacgggctccgaaccggccggtacgggcccgaaccggccggtacgcccccgtaccggccggttcggataaaaaaccgggaaataccggttttttatccgttccggtaccggtccacggccggaccggtacgtaccggcccgtaccggccggtacgggccggtacggcataccatgaTCCAGCAGTTCAAGCTGTTCAGTGCATAATTGATAATCTTTTGCTTTCATAGCTTTTTGAAAATTCAtagaagttgaagaaaacaCAAAAATTGGCTGGAAGAAAACAATTCCTTACCTTTTTAAATGAATTAAGCAAGTGAAGAAAAAGACCAACATATTCAAAAACTTGTCATGGATTATTCAGCTCAGATAATATAATCAAACCAGTGCTCTTAGCTGTATTTTATGAGTTATATATGTTTTGTCAACTTATCCCAAAGACATATATAATGATGCTAATCTGGCTTTCTAAGGCCCTGTAACCTGGGCTTGTAACGTAAAACTTTTCTCAAAATGCCATAAACTAATACTATGTCTGCATGACTCCGAAAAAAAATCATTCTAAGAAAAGTTTGATTATAATTTCTTGACCATTGAGTTCTAAGGACACAAATTTTTATAAGTAGAATTTAAAGTGAGCTGATATATTGGCTCTTTCACTACATCTATCTGAGTCGAGATGATCTATGATATTAAATGAAAGAATCAATTGAAagcaattcttctgaaaacttCTACGCATATGCAAGGATTATATATTAATGTATGGGAACATCCTCACTAGTTGATTATGTTAAATGACCATCGCGACATCTGCAGAATTTAGTGAAAGGTTTTTCAGTCATTCTAAGTAGCGTCTTCTTTTGCATTACTTGCATCTTGAACCCATTGAATGAATGTTTGTCATATACTCGTATGTGAAGCTCAGTCCACAGCATTAATGATTATGCATGAGTGGAAATTAGCAGTGGAATAAATTGGTTTTCTCTTATCAATTGATCTCTGGTCAGGCAGAATTCCAGTTCGTTTGTATGTGCGGAATATTAGCGAAGATCTTGATGACTTAGAGGATGCAGTTCCAATTGATTGTTGGGACAGAATCTCGTATATAAACCGACCAGTTGAGATTCACAAGGAAGAAGGTATGTTGTAGACTTTTGTAAGGACATCCAATTGCTGCATGAAAAGCTGGCTACTTTTTTCTCTGTATTCTTCTCGTGCATTCATTCCTCCAATTTGGTATATTAGACTGATTTAAACTATACTGTAGGTTCTCTTTCTGTTAAAATACTTCTAAAATCTTATCTCAGAAATTCATGATATGACTATCTTATAACGAAGTGATATACGTTATGCTTTTGGATAAATATAAATGTGAATTATCAAGCATGCATGGCTGTAGCAATCTGAAATTCAGTAGATGTACTTAGTAATTACTAAATTGATCCCTACCATTTTCTCATTTcacagtttccgaaagatgcaTCAATCTGATTGCCTGAATCTATATATGTGTTTTTTTGAGTTGGTTCCCACACtgttttctattttaattattgtTATTTTGATGGGGCTCTGAAATCCCATTCAGTATAGTTTGGCTAAATAGGACTAATTGCATAATGATGCAGGCCGCCTAAGTTTAAAGTGCGCTATGAAAACCTTACTACCAGAAATCTTTCTTGAGGAGTCCCTGGTCAACAACCATGAGTTCTCGAGGGAAGGGGAAACTGTTGGAGCTGATTCAAGCTATGGGGATTCGGAAACCATAGGTGGCTTGCGGAATGCTCAAGCTGAAGAAATACCATTTCCTGGCCAGGCCCATGTGCAGCTGTTGAAGAAGTCTAAAATTAAGATGATCCGTATCCAAGGAATCGAACTGGATATGGATATTCCATTCTTTTGGGTGGTTAACAACTTGAAGAACCCTGAATACTTCCTTCACATCTGTGTATTTATGGGGACATCCTCAGATCAATCCACAATCAGATGACATCTTGTGGTCCATGCCCTTATTCAGAAAAAGAACAAGTCTTCTATTGTTAATTTGTGGAGCCAATTCTAACACATTATTTAATGCTGTACAAATGTAAATAGATAGTTGTTTCTGTTGAACTGTAGGCATGTTCACATAAATATCAATGGAGGTACTTTCATTTTCAAAGTGAACCAAAAAAATATGTCCGAGATTACATTCTTTTAGCTCCCTGATGTCTTAATAAAGCTTGCAGGCAGAATTTTACAAATCAGCAGGGATAGATGGAACGAAATCTGGCTTGCTTTCCATCATCACAAATTCAGCAGCAGTCCCGTGTCACTTGCAGCTAAATCTGTTTCAGACGCATTCTGCAGAAGGAACTGTGCAAGTGGTTGCACTTGGAAATGGATTCATGGATTTTTCATATCACACGATGTGCTAAGTTGTTAAGCTCACAAAGCAAAGCAGTTGTCTAGCTCACAAAGCAAAGCAGTTGTCTCTCTCCAGATTACAAGATATGTCACCAGGTCAGTTCGGGAAGGGTAATTGGGCATAAAAGCACCTGAGCTGGTTTTTTATTGTATCACCTGAATATTGTTTGTAACATGGACTGAAGTTTCATTCCGCGAATGCTGCCCTCTTATCCTCTGCAATTACCACAATAAAGATGAATATCGACATGTCTAACCATGGTGAGTCACAGTGGCAAGCGGTCGACGGTGAAGCCACTTTTGGACGTTGGAACCTGATGCAGATGATGGCATGATCTTTTAAAATTTCCTGTAATCTTGGGTATATAAACAGAAGCATGTCTACCTTCATGTGCACAAAATAGTGTATGTAGTTAACATTTCTAAAATGTTTGAAAGTATTTACTTGCTTTCCACCATAACTATTTGATTATCAGATTATCTGTGTTACACTTTCATGACTGCCATCTTGTCAAGTAGTTAATTTGGCCAGGTAATGCCTCAACAACGTCAGGTGTTTTTATCCTATTTTTATCCTCATAATCTACTTATAGCTGTGACAGCCTTCGCTTCTGCTGAAACAGCAAACAATGGGGTATTTGTCTCACCTCGTGCGTTACCACAGAACCTATTCCTGCTGCACTACATAGTGTATTCAACTGCCTTCCCATCAGGTGCACTCCAAATTACTGCTGGTGATTCCCTGCCCTGTTTTTCCGGTATCGCTGAGACATCCTGCTGTCAAGATGAGAACTACTCCTGAACCATTCCCTCATCCTTTGTCATGCTATTCATTTCATAAAATTTGAGACATCCAATTTAGCTAGTTCTTGTCATGATTCCCATCGGTATTTTCGTAACTCCTCTCATTAAGAGAGGCAAgcgtttttgttttgttttgtttttccccCAGGCAACATTCTCCTCCGAAACAGCCCATCTCTCTAATTTCTTGCACAAGCTATTGCGCAAATGATCCAATGGAATCTTGTAACAGATGACAATCAGCTAACTTCCAAGTAACAGTTTCACATTCTGCTTCCAGTGGTCTAAATTTCCTGCAATAACCCTTGCCAGCGGCATCTCTGAGAGGAACTCATACACCAAACAAATTATAGCTTACAAAACATCAGTAACAGTAGCCAAATCCATGAAAAGAAGGTATCGTTTAACAAGTGTAATCTTCTGTCCATGCCTACAAATATCGTAACCAGATTATTTCAAGTATCAGTGAGACAGCATCCACGGATACTCTTTTTGATGGAAAATGAAGGGATGCACTTTCcccaattttattattaaagaaaattatcTACAAGAGTATCTACAAAACAGGAGGATGTTAGATGGGTTGTGAAGCCAGGTATTCGTTTCTCGCTAGTATGAAAACAGAATCCATCGCATCAGATTCATTAGCTTCGGACACATAGGAATCAATTCTTCCCGTACGCCACTGAAAACAGGTAGGTAGGTCGGTCTGTCTTTCTCTAGATCCCGCTGAGCTGAAAGCATGAGacatacatataaaataaaagaaagagatccgGACCGGGCTCTCGAAAGCTCATGTGACCAGAGGTGGGAAGATAGGGCCTGGAAAAGCACGTTAATAAGAACCGAAAAGCCCGCAACAAGCTAGGAAAGGTTTTTCAACCAAGTCGATAAAAAATTAGCCTCCACGGATACCATTAAGGGCTCGTCTGgctcgcgggaagcatttttcctcctaggaatatgattcttgcgaaacaaattcctaggaagatgatgcctaggaaagtacttttggcatatttggttgaccatgagaaagtgacaaatttccaaaatgcttatgtctggttggccatccacttttctgaaaaagttatgtataattcctattatgtccttaataaaaattaggtttttaatgcctttttaatgcttctttaatgttgaagggcctttttggaaaaaaaataaaaatgaagtgattatcgcctcatggaaaagtaactttcccatgtttctcatagaaaagacttttccataaaatgtgGAAATTATATTCCCATGAAAATACAACTTTcccgtctctctcctttgaaaactccaaccaaacaagaggcatctcattacttttccgttgaccacacttttcccccttcttttctcgcgaaccaaacgagctctaAGGCTCAAACTAGGCAGTATCATTATTTACGAAGGTACGCCTGTTCTTTTGAAACAAATAAGAAGATATGGCCTAATTCCTGTTATTCCATGGGCCATGATTCGCCAAAAAACTCATCATAACAACGCATATCAATATCATAGAAAAGAAACCCTATGATGGGAAATTACAAGTATGAAGAATATTTTCCAACAGAAAGTCACCTGGTTTGGATACAACAAGCAGCAGAGATGGTATGCCTACAAAACCACTAACCTCATCGTTCACAACCCAAACCCACTGCAGTTAATTCAACTGCAATGAACAACATCCCTCCCCTGGCTGTCAAGCAAAAACCATCTCTGCAAACAAACAAAATGGAGATAGAGGTTAAGAAAATGACTACAAACACAATCCTAATGCTTGACCGTCTCTTTCTTGGTTGGCCATCTGAGAGTGCTGTTTTGCTTGTTTTTCAGCTAGACACCTATTATACGGCACAAATCCCCTGGGAGATTTTTCTGTGTTGACTCTCAGACTTACAAAAGCGGAGTTCTCACTATGCTTTAGTCTCAACAATGCAGGTGCTGGTTCCTTCAGATGCTCAACACCTCGTTTAGAGTCGACATCATCGCTATTTTTATCAACAATACTTGCTGTGCAAGCAGGAGTGTTAAAGCCAGTCCAAGAACCTTCCTTCTGGCTATCTTTATCATCTGAGGCTTCTATACAGGTTTGTGGCATTATTTGCACTGAGTTCATATTCTGTGGATTGATAAATGGCAATGTTGGTTGAGTTCCAGAGAACGCCCACCACCAAGGAAGAGGACATGCAGCTTCTGTTGAGTTCATAAAATCCCCATGAGGGGGCAAACGGTAAAACATGGGGCAGGTTCCACCATTAAATGCACTCCACACACTTTTACCTG
Proteins encoded in this window:
- the LOC103717992 gene encoding autophagy protein 5 isoform X3 → MELCSEEAVKYVWEGAIPLQIHLHESEVTTLPPPPPILVLGSRIGYLPLLVPLIKPHFSSTLPPGTDSVWFDYKGLPLKWYIPIGVLFDLLCAEPERPWNLTVHFRGHPGDVLTPCEGEDSVKWSYINSLKEAAYIINGNCKNIMNMSQADQFELWQSLVKGRIPVRLYVRNISEDLDDLEDAVPIDCWDRISYINRPVEIHKEEGRLSLKCAMKTLLPEIFLEESLVNNHEFSREGETVGADSSYGDSETIGGLRNAQAEEIPFPGQAHVQLLKKSKIKMIRIQGIELDMDIPFFWVVNNLKNPEYFLHICVFMGTSSDQSTIR
- the LOC103717992 gene encoding autophagy protein 5 isoform X1, with the translated sequence MELCSEEAVKYVWEGAIPLQIHLHESEVTTLPPPPPILVLGSRIGYLPLLVPLIKPHFSSTLPPGTDSVWFDYKGLPLKWYIPIGVLFDLLCAEPERPWNLTVHFRGHPGDVLTPCEGEDSVKWSYINSLKEAAYIINGNCKNIMNMSQADQFELWQSLVKGNMDDFLRISSRLKLGPLGEDCMVRSGSSLVQPRQAIGEPDFTGSGRPCRIPVRLYVRNISEDLDDLEDAVPIDCWDRISYINRPVEIHKEEGRLSLKCAMKTLLPEIFLEESLVNNHEFSREGETVGADSSYGDSETIGGLRNAQAEEIPFPGQAHVQLLKKSKIKMIRIQGIELDMDIPFFWVVNNLKNPEYFLHICVFMGTSSDQSTIR
- the LOC103717992 gene encoding autophagy protein 5 isoform X2, which encodes MELCSEEAVKYVWEGAIPLQIHLHESEVTTLPPPPPILVLGSRIGYLPLLVPLIKPHFSSTLPPGTDSVWFDYKGLPLKWYIPIGVLFDLLCAEPERPWNLTVHFRGHPGDVLTPCEGEDSVKWSYINSLKEAAYIINGNCKNIMNMSQADQFELWQSLVKGNMDDFLRISSRLKLGPLGEDCMVRSGRIPVRLYVRNISEDLDDLEDAVPIDCWDRISYINRPVEIHKEEGRLSLKCAMKTLLPEIFLEESLVNNHEFSREGETVGADSSYGDSETIGGLRNAQAEEIPFPGQAHVQLLKKSKIKMIRIQGIELDMDIPFFWVVNNLKNPEYFLHICVFMGTSSDQSTIR